A part of Cystobacter ferrugineus genomic DNA contains:
- a CDS encoding AAA family ATPase: protein MSIELEWRDAPELARAEFVFDMEPTWKRLIIKRFAFLSATGALLLRGVWRFRSEEQSSPALTYALELGDERLEVPVRFRGLIPDAPEGRTEPIWAMLRTRLLALRRSLLWLSSRTVTDRFQPRPVGPVWTMKSDGGDFGAVLASQPEVLEEVSSWFRKNLKRALEVQDLPSSLFGLHLRHTARAELDVDVLDSGEGVLKVLPVLTALALCRSPSSAAPRILAIEEPESNLHPVLQRALAEHIGTILSQDGALPCLLLETHSQHLLLGVQIQVAKGLLRPEQVQVYWVHQDEEGRSMADPIHIDETGRLQGNWPPDVYTEINDMSAELLLARRGRARP, encoded by the coding sequence ATGTCCATCGAGCTTGAATGGAGGGACGCTCCAGAGCTGGCTCGCGCCGAGTTCGTCTTCGACATGGAGCCCACCTGGAAGCGGTTGATCATCAAGCGCTTCGCCTTCTTGAGTGCCACCGGCGCACTCCTGCTCCGCGGCGTCTGGCGTTTTCGCTCCGAGGAGCAGTCTTCCCCCGCGCTCACCTACGCACTTGAGCTGGGAGATGAACGACTGGAAGTGCCGGTGCGGTTCCGTGGACTCATACCCGATGCGCCGGAAGGACGGACCGAGCCCATCTGGGCCATGCTCCGGACGCGATTGCTCGCGCTGCGCCGTTCCCTGCTCTGGCTCAGCTCGCGCACGGTGACCGATCGTTTCCAGCCACGTCCCGTGGGGCCCGTGTGGACCATGAAATCCGATGGCGGCGACTTTGGTGCCGTCCTGGCGTCCCAGCCTGAAGTGCTCGAGGAGGTCTCCTCCTGGTTCAGGAAGAACCTCAAGCGAGCGTTAGAGGTCCAAGACCTGCCCTCGTCTCTCTTTGGGCTACATCTGCGCCATACGGCCAGGGCCGAACTTGACGTGGACGTGCTGGATTCAGGCGAGGGCGTACTCAAGGTGCTGCCCGTCTTGACGGCGCTCGCGCTGTGTCGCTCGCCCAGCTCCGCCGCTCCCCGGATCCTGGCCATCGAGGAACCCGAGTCAAATCTGCACCCCGTACTTCAACGTGCCCTGGCCGAGCACATCGGGACCATCCTGAGTCAGGATGGTGCTCTTCCCTGTCTCCTCCTGGAAACCCATTCCCAGCACCTCCTGCTGGGAGTGCAGATTCAAGTGGCCAAGGGGCTGCTGCGTCCGGAGCAGGTCCAGGTCTACTGGGTGCACCAAGATGAGGAGGGCCGCAGCATGGCCGACCCCATCCACATCGATGAAACGGGCCGACTCCAAGGCAACTGGCCTCCCGACGTCTACACCGAGATCAACGACATGTCCGCCGAGCTCCTGCTCGCGCGTCGGGGACGAGCGCGACCGTGA